Genomic DNA from Campylobacter concisus:
AAAAGATGAGAAAGAACTTGGTGCCGCACTTGTTGATATGGGTGGTGCGACTTGTAATCTTGTGGTACATTCTGGAAATTCTATAAGATACAATGAATTTTTACCTGTTGGCTCAGCAAACATTACAAATGATCTTTCTATGGCTCTGCATACACCTCTTCCAAAGGCAGAAGAGATAAAATTAGGTTATGGCGCTTTAATAAATAAGTCAGTTGATCTAATAGAGCTCCCGATCCTTGGAGATGAAACAAAAAGCCACGAAGTTTCACTAGACATAATATCAAATGTTATATATGCCAGAGCAGAAGAAACTCTTATGGTACTTGCTAAGATGCTAGAAGATAGTGGCTATAAAGATAGCATTGGTGCTGGAATAATACTTACTGGCGGTATGACTAAGCTAGAAGGTATTAGAGATCTTGCATCCGCGATATTTGACAAAATGCCAGTTCGTATAGCAAAACCAAAAGAGATGGATGGATTATTTGAAATTTTAAGAGATCCAGCAAATTCTTGTGCTATAGGACTTTGTTTATATGGTGCTGGCAACTTTAGCCCATACGAGATTGATTCTGAGAAAAAAATGAGATACCAAGGGGAAATAGCCTCAAAACCAAAAGCAAATTTTAGAAATGTTTTTGTAGAAGAAGAAAATGTGCAAAATTTTGGACAAGAGGTGCAGGATCCAAATGAAAAAGAGGATAGTTTTTCTGATAAAGATTTTGAATTAGAGATAGCAAATAAATCAAAAAATAAAGAAGAGCTTGCCAATATTGCAGATATTAGCAAACAAGAAAAAAAGCCAAATGCTTTTGCAAAATTTTGGTATAGTATTACACAATTATTTTAAGGAGAATTTCAAAAATGAGTAGCTTCACAGTAGAAGAAAATAAAAGCATCTATGGTGCAAAGATAAAGGTCGTAGGTGTAGGTGGAGGTGGTGGCAATATGGTCAACCATATAATAAGAGTTAATCCGAATTTAAATATAGATCTTATTGTTGCCAATACAGATGCTAAGGCTCTTGAAAATTCTCTTGCACATACGAAAATTCAACTAGGCGAGAAAACAACAAAAGGTCTAGGTGCAGGCATGAGACCTGAAATAGGAAAAGCTGCTGCTGAAGAGAGCTACGATGAAGTAAAAAGTGCACTTGAGACATCAGATATAGTTTTTATCGGTACAGGACTTGGTGGTGGAACTGGTACAGGTGCTGCTCCAGTAGTTGCTCAAGCTGCAAAAGATATTGGTGCACTAACAGTTGCGGTTGTTACTATGCCTTTTATGTTTGAAGGAAAAAAACGTAGAAAACTGGCTGATTGTGGTCTTGAAGAGCTCAGAAAAGAAAGCGATTCTATTGTTGTCATTCCAAATGATAAGCTCCTAACATTAATTGATAAAAATGCTGGCATAAAAGAAAGCTTTGAAATGGTTGATGAAGTACTTGCAAGAGCCGTCAATGGTATGAGCACGATCGTGCTTGATTCAGGAAAAAGCGATATAAATCTAGACTTTGCAGATGTTAGAACGATTATGAGCCATAGAGGACTAGCTTTAATGGGTGTTGGCGAAGCAAGTGGCGAAGATGCAGCACAAGAAGCTATAAAAAATGCTATACAATCACCACTTCTTGATAATATGACAATAAATGGCGCATTTGGTATTTTAGTTCATTTTAGAATAAGCCCTAGTTGCCCACTAGCTGATATCAATAATGCGATGAGCATTATTCATGAGGCAGCAGATGAAGATGCTGAAATTATATTTGGTACAACAACTGATGACAAAATAGAAGATAATAAGGTTGAAGTTACAATAATAGCCACAGGTTTTCAAAGCTCACAAAAAGAAACTGAAAAAAAAGATGAAGTACAAACTTCTAATGCAAACGATATCATAAAAAAAGAGCGTATATTAAGACTTAAAAAAGTTAGTGGTGGATATGACGAAGACTATATGTCACAACTTGATGTGCCATCATTTATGCGCCATCAAATGGACTAATAAAAAACAAACTCCTTAAAATTTCTAGAGAGCTTTTGCTCTCTAGCTTATTAAAAATTTACAAACTTTCAAATCTAAAAACTTAAAATTTAAACTCCAAGTTGTGCTTTTACAAAATCGCTTGCCATTTGTATATTCCACTCAGGCTCCCAGACAAGATCGATCTCGCACTCTTTGACACCTTCTATATCAAGCACGGCAGTTTCTACCCAGCCAAGTATCATTTCATGTAGTGGGCAAGATTTAGTTGAAAGCGTCATAGTAACTTTTGCTTTGCCATTTTCATCGCAGCTCGCATCGTATATAAGTCCAAGCGAAACGATATCAAAGCCAACTTCTGGATCAACGATATTTGACAGTGCGTTATAAATTTTTTCTTTCATTTTTTATCCTTTAAAACCAGTAAATCTAAAAATATTTATTATATTTATCGACAGCAAAACTATACTAATAGCTATAAAAATCATACCTGCTTGCACTAAAATTTCTAGCTCAAAGCAAGTTGAGAAAAGATAGCAAAGAAGCGAGATAGCATTAAAAGCTATACCAAAATAAGCTATCTTTTTTAGTATCATGGCATCAAGAAGTGGCACTTTTACCTTTCCAACAAAAGGTGCTACATAGTGATACCATATGAGAAATGGTGCGATCTTATAAAGATGAGCTACAATAAAAGCAAACAAAAAGCCATATATTAAAAAATATGCAGCTAAATTTAATTTATCCAAAGCTATAAAAACAGCAGCACCAAGCAAAGCCACCAACGAAAACACTATATTTACATTCCAGTAATCATACGCCTTTCTAACGCGCTTTTTTAAAATATAAAGTGCTTGAGCTATAAAAAGTAAAGCTGCCACGCATATTGACAAAATAGACAAATTTTCATTAAAAGCTAGTAAGATACCACCCAAAATATAGCATGCTAGTGAGGCTTTACTAAGTGCAAATTTTAGATCGTGAGCCAATGCAAACATAGGTAGGAGTACGCTAGCAGCTCCAAGTATCACAAGAAACACAAATCCCAGTACAAAATAAACGTGAAATTTTAGTGTCATCTCAAAATCAAGCATCAACGTACCGCCAAGTATCATAAGCAAGCAAA
This window encodes:
- a CDS encoding metal-sulfur cluster assembly factor, which gives rise to MKEKIYNALSNIVDPEVGFDIVSLGLIYDASCDENGKAKVTMTLSTKSCPLHEMILGWVETAVLDIEGVKECEIDLVWEPEWNIQMASDFVKAQLGV
- the ftsA gene encoding cell division protein FtsA, whose amino-acid sequence is MSTKILGIDIGSFQICAVIAQHDENGIKIIGIGTEKTQGIRKGVITNIEQAAKSIKNALIEAQRVAGTRYEKVIVSISGAYTKSVDSSGVVNIPNHEIGIKEIERAMQMADHTADIPHEYEKLHVLPYNFKVDGQEHIEDPIGMNGSRLEVQTHIVTVQKSSISNLRKAVNLAGVQLDNIVLSGYASAIATLTKDEKELGAALVDMGGATCNLVVHSGNSIRYNEFLPVGSANITNDLSMALHTPLPKAEEIKLGYGALINKSVDLIELPILGDETKSHEVSLDIISNVIYARAEETLMVLAKMLEDSGYKDSIGAGIILTGGMTKLEGIRDLASAIFDKMPVRIAKPKEMDGLFEILRDPANSCAIGLCLYGAGNFSPYEIDSEKKMRYQGEIASKPKANFRNVFVEEENVQNFGQEVQDPNEKEDSFSDKDFELEIANKSKNKEELANIADISKQEKKPNAFAKFWYSITQLF
- a CDS encoding peptidase M50, whose product is MLLNTYAPPFKLVGGYFIAGILFLALSVPAFFYADFDAISSLNTAGFLHIFFVGFVMSIIIGALYQLTSVILEKPFFTAKGAILNLAIFCLSLLGMCYGMLFAEAKILQISGVLLFCSLAFFATTYALSFMDNEKKSFAAFALFVSAIFLIIGITLGFCLLMILGGTLMLDFEMTLKFHVYFVLGFVFLVILGAASVLLPMFALAHDLKFALSKASLACYILGGILLAFNENLSILSICVAALLFIAQALYILKKRVRKAYDYWNVNIVFSLVALLGAAVFIALDKLNLAAYFLIYGFLFAFIVAHLYKIAPFLIWYHYVAPFVGKVKVPLLDAMILKKIAYFGIAFNAISLLCYLFSTCFELEILVQAGMIFIAISIVLLSINIINIFRFTGFKG
- the ftsZ gene encoding cell division protein FtsZ; the protein is MSSFTVEENKSIYGAKIKVVGVGGGGGNMVNHIIRVNPNLNIDLIVANTDAKALENSLAHTKIQLGEKTTKGLGAGMRPEIGKAAAEESYDEVKSALETSDIVFIGTGLGGGTGTGAAPVVAQAAKDIGALTVAVVTMPFMFEGKKRRKLADCGLEELRKESDSIVVIPNDKLLTLIDKNAGIKESFEMVDEVLARAVNGMSTIVLDSGKSDINLDFADVRTIMSHRGLALMGVGEASGEDAAQEAIKNAIQSPLLDNMTINGAFGILVHFRISPSCPLADINNAMSIIHEAADEDAEIIFGTTTDDKIEDNKVEVTIIATGFQSSQKETEKKDEVQTSNANDIIKKERILRLKKVSGGYDEDYMSQLDVPSFMRHQMD